Genomic DNA from Prunus persica cultivar Lovell chromosome G1, Prunus_persica_NCBIv2, whole genome shotgun sequence:
tgttttttattttctgattgGAATATAAGAATACTGATCtgaattatacatatatagagCTCATGGCAAATGACTAAAACTATTAAGCTTTTTCTTATAAGTTGATTTCTTAAGAGAAAAAACCAATTAGATTAATGTGTATGTGTAATCACATGCATTGATTGTTTGAAATGGGTGGTTTTAGGATGGAAAAGGTGCAGTGGAGAAGCTCAAGCAGTAaagccaaaattttgggaaccACAGCATCAATCGCAGGAGCTTTTGTTGTAACATTCTACAAAGGCCAGCCAATCATGCTGCTACCATCATCACATCCACCCAATCTCttctcatcaaaatcaaattgggTTCTGGGAGGCCTTTTTCTTGCAGCTGATTCCTTCTCCAGTTCCTTATGGTACATTCTGCAGGTAATTAGGCGTATCATTCAATCACTCAATTACCCTTTCAAGAGCTCAAAGCAAAGAACAAgcaaatcaattaattaattgttttattttcttaattccaAACATTTGCAGGCATCAACCCTAAAGAAGTACCCAGCAGTTGTGGTCATAGTCTGTTTTCAAAGCTTATTCACTACCATTCAGTCTGCATTATTTACTTTGATTGCAGTTAAAGATGCAAGTGCTTGGGAGTTAAGGTTGGATATGGGGCTGATTGCTGTTTTGTACACTGTAAGCAAGCAAGTAGCAATGTCTATAATGTTTTCAAGTTCAAACTTTATTCATAAATTCATTTTTGTATGTTCATATATCTCATCGTATAGGCAATTGTTTCAATCGTTCTCCGTTACACTTTAACCACCTGGTGTGTGTGGAAGGCTGGAGCTCTTTTTTGTTCTATGTTTAAGCCTCTTGGAATTATTTTTGGTGTGATCATGGGTGCCATCTTTTTGGGAGATCCATTCTATTTTGGGAGGTACGTACAATTGTAACTCGTGTTACTGAAGCATTTGGATATAATCTTTAAGAGATTTGTAGCTTAAGTAGTTAAGCATATTTATCCGTCTATCCAAGATCTCGTTCCAATTAATTATAAGGGTTAACTCgtaggtttttttaatttataaatttaagcaCCTGCgtgtaaaattttaaaaattaagtactAATTTGAAACGAGCTCAAAGATTGAGTACTTTTATGTAAACTCTAATTATAATTTGTTAGAGTCAATAAGTGGTGGTCTCACTCTTTTTAGGCGCAATAAAGTAGTATATGTTgaaaagactataattatGGGTTTTGTAATATTAAACTTTCGTTAAACGTAAGGTGGTTGAGACGGTTTTGTAATATGGTGAAAGAAAACTTATAAATAATCAGAAACGACAACCAGTACATAATAATGTAAGAGAAATGGGGTACCCCCACCTCAATTAGTGACGGCCCAGtggataatattttatttcattgatTGATTGAAAGTTAGTGAAAGCCTCAGATGGTTTTCAAAGTCTTTGCCTCTTAACAAGTCTGCAGGTTTATGATTAAGACTTCTTGTtagcaaattaattaatgataatTGTACAATAATTTTGCAGTTTGGTTGGTGCACTTATGATTGTTACTGGGTTTTATGCGGTGATGTGGGGAAAGGCCAAAGAAGAGAAGCTGGTGGAAGGTGGTAGTCGTTGGGAATCATTAGGTCAAAATAATGTCCCTCTACTACAAAACAATATACAAGAGAAGCACAACTGCACAAGTATCTTGTGAATAACAAGGCaggttcttttttgtttgtgtacATAAGCCGCAGATTATTAAAATGGTCTAAATGTAATGAAATgagaataaatttaattttttttaatgataattGTAAAGATTTGAGATCCtatatatgaaaattacaTTTATATTATCTCGACTCACCAATATTGATTTTTGAACTGAAACGATCGAGCATACAACTAATTGAAATGTAAAGCGAGGTTTTCACTATTCAACTTATCATTTGATAACTAACTTGTTTTTAATCTAATGAAACTCATCATTTCATCcctaattaatttttagtcTAATAATATTTCCcttaatttcataaagaaaattttaagttCGAATCTCACTCACAAgttgaaaagagagatgaaataaacattgaattttgaagttacaagttacaactagTAAAAACAGGACAATGcttgaaagaaaattgaaacaatgtttttcttttatcttaaaaagaaaaggtcgaaacaaacaacatatttaaaaaaaatagtaaaacCAAGTGGCGGGCAACGTGAGACAAACAGACACACCAATTATGAATGAAAAAGTGAGTCTTTGGTCAGTTGAAATCAAGTGTAACTGAACGATCTGACGAGTTTGATAGAAAGTGTGTGTGATTCTGGTTGTGGGattgaagagaaaaacagaGCCATGGGGAAAGTTGCAGCACTACCTATAGTAGGGATGATGATGACTGAGTGTGCTGGAGCAGGGGTCATAATACTAAGTAAAGCAGCCATGTCTACTGGCATGAGCAACCTCATCTTTGTCTTCTACTCCAACGCTCTTGCTGCCCTCATCCTCCTCCCTACTTCTTTAGCCTTCCACAGGTAATTAAATCTCACTCTTTATGGACTACCCAGAAAccaaagattttgtttttcactaTAATTTCCTACTTTGGTCACAAATGTAATTCCTTTCTTTGAGTGTTCTTGTTAGATCGCGTCCTCCTCTCACTTTCCCCGTCCTCTGTTGGTTCTTCTTGCTTGGTCTAATTGGGTAAGTTACTATATTCATCTACAAACTACAACATTAGAAAAATCCtatataatatgataaattaaaGTTTGCATTTTGGGATGGTTTTGTTTGCACAATTGACGCTTTTAATTTGTTGCCTTGTGGTAAGTGGATTATGTTTAGTGGGTTTGATTGGTATTCGCATTTTGCAGATTCGTTGCGCAGTTTGTTGGGTATGCTGGGATTAATTACAGCTCTCCTACTCTTGGCACGGCTATGCTCAACCTCCTTCCTGCCTTTACCTGCA
This window encodes:
- the LOC18791117 gene encoding uncharacterized protein LOC18791117, which translates into the protein MSMESILPFLGMVMAILAQAANMIVNKAAMSKGSNKYIMVVYANGLSTLILLPPALFFHYRSGRPPLTFSILCRFFMLALFGCSAQIFGYVGIEYSSATLGTAMLNLIPAFTFTLAIIFRMEKVQWRSSSSKAKILGTTASIAGAFVVTFYKGQPIMLLPSSHPPNLFSSKSNWVLGGLFLAADSFSSSLWYILQASTLKKYPAVVVIVCFQSLFTTIQSALFTLIAVKDASAWELRLDMGLIAVLYTAIVSIVLRYTLTTWCVWKAGALFCSMFKPLGIIFGVIMGAIFLGDPFYFGSLVGALMIVTGFYAVMWGKAKEEKLVEGGSRWESLGQNNVPLLQNNIQEKHNCTMNDLTSLIESVCDSGCGIEEKNRAMGKVAALPIVGMMMTECAGAGVIILSKAAMSTGMSNLIFVFYSNALAALILLPTSLAFHRSRPPLTFPVLCWFFLLGLIGFVAQFVGYAGINYSSPTLGTAMLNLLPAFTCILAVIFRMETVDWRSSSTLAKSLGTMLSISGAFIVTLYKGPALLLTSSTDILSYKQLFSQQSNWVIGGILLLVYCVLASSSYIIQASVIKKYPAELIMVFYYCFFVAIQAVVVSLIVETDLSAWSLKPKMRLIAVVYSAVFGSTFTIGVTTWCLHRAGPVFIAMFKPLGIIVAVSIGVTFVGDTFYLGSLVGAIVIVIGFYSVMWGKANEEKMDGGAETKSLATSNQRVPLLQNTLEEI